Within the Fretibacterium sp. OH1220_COT-178 genome, the region CCCCTCTCGTCTCCCGATCGAAATCGATCGGTCCGTGCGGAACGAGCAGGACCCTTTGTGCCCCAACCCCAACGGTCCGTCATCCCCGTGAATCTCAATCCCGTAATCGGCGCGCCCGATCGCTTCTGCGCCTGCCAAGGCGACAGCGTCGGGTTCCTCTCCCGTCCGCTTTGTCCGCATGTTCAGGAGGAACGACATCCATGAAGAAGTTCGTGCTTTCACTTTTTGTCCTTGCGCTGCTGCTCTCCGCCACAAGCGCCATGGCCGTCCAGTTCGTCAATGTCGCCACGGGCCCGACCGGGGGCACCTACTACCCCGTAGGCTCCGCCATGGCCAAGATATGGACGGACCATATGAAGGGCATCAAGGCCAGCGCCCAGTCCACCGGGGGAACCATGAACAACATCCAGTTGCTGGCGGACGAGGAGGCCGAGGCGGCCTTTGCCGACGGCCTCTACTACGACGCCTACAACGGACTCGAAAGCTACAAGGGCAAGCCTCAGGCCTTCTTGCGCGCTGCCGCCCCCCTCTATCCGGAGGCCATTCATCTGCTCGTCGCTCGGGACAGCGGCATCGAGACCCTTCAGGACCTGAAGGGCAAGAGGGTCTCCGTCGGCGCCGTGGGCGGCAGCACCATGCTGACGGCCTTTCATCTTCTGCGCCTGGCCGGCCTGGACCCGGAGAAGGACATCGTCCCGGAGAACCTGGGCCATGCAGACACCGTAGCGGCCTTCGCGGACAAGCGCATCGACGCCTCGGTCACCATCGGGGCGATCGGCATCGCCAGCGCCGTGGAGACCACCACCGTCGGGACGGCCTCCCTCATCTCCATCCCGCAGGCCATCGTCGGAAAGATCTGCGAGGAGACCCCCTACTTCAGCCCCATCACGATCCCCGCGGGCACCTACAAGAACCAGCCGGGCCCGATCGAGACCTTCAGCAGCCCCAATATCCTGGCGGTGCACGCAAGGCTGGACGACGACCTCGTCTACGGTATGACCAAGGCCCTTTTCGAGCACAAGGAGGACCTCGTCGCCGTCAGCGCGCGGATGTCGGCCATGAACCCGGAGTCGGTCGCACAAATCAAGATCCCCCTCCACCCGGGAGCGCTCCGCTACTATAAGGAAATGGGCATCCTGCAATAAGCCCATCAGCGATGCGCCGCGACCTTGGGGGACGGATCGAACGCAGTCCGTCCCCGGCCGACCGAAAAAGGGACCCTGCGGATCTCAGGACGACCGCGATCTTCGTCCTCTGCATCGCCATGTCCCTGTTCCATCTCTACACCGCGGGGATCGGCCTCCTCCAGACGCCCGTCCAACGGGCCATCCACCTGGGGTTCGTCCTGGTCCTGACCTTCCTGCTCCACCCGCTGAAGGGGGGATGGGGGCGGCTCGACGGTATCCTGATCCTCTGTGCCCTCGCCGGAACGGGCTACATCGCGCTCTTTTTTGAGCCCATCGCCCTGCGGGGAGGGAAGGCCCTGCCCCACGAGATCGTCCTGGGATGCCTCACCATGCTGACCGTCCTGGAGGCCGGCAGACGCGCTCTGGGAAGGACGCTCCCCCTGATGGGGCTGGCCTTCCTGCTCTATTGCCGCTACGGCCGTTACGCTCCGTCGATCTTCATGCATCGGGGCTATTCCCTGGAGCGGATCGTCCAGCACATGTACCTGACGACGGAGGGCATCTTCGGCGTGGCGCTCGGGGTCTCGTCCACGTTCATCTTCATGTTCATCCTCTTCGGGGCCTTCCTGTCCCACAGCGGAGGCGCCAGGCTCTTCAACAACCTGGCCCTTTCCCTGGCGGGAAAGAGGCCGGGGGGCCCCGCCAAGATGGCCATCGTCGCCTCGGGGCTCCTGGGGACCATCAACGGCTCCTCCATCGCCAACGTGGCCACTACCGGAGCCTTCACCATCCCGCTGATGAAGGAGGTCGGCTACACTCCGGAGGAGGCCGGGGCCATCGAGGCCTGCGCCTCCACGGGCGGCCAGCTCATGCCGCCGATCATGGGGGCCGGGGCGTTTGTCATGAGCGAGTTTCTGAGCGTCCCCTACATCAGGATCCTCTCGGCCGCGACCGTCCCGGCCCTGCTCTACTATGCGGGGCTTCTCACGAACGTCCATCTCGGGGCCCGCAGGGCGGGCATGAGGGGGATCGGCGGGGAGGCCCCCAACGTCGGGGCGGTGCTGCGGGCCGACGGACACCTCCTGCTTCCCCTCCTTCTCATCGTGGCGATGCTGATGAGCTCCTACACGCCGCTCAAATCGGCCTTTTGGGCCATCGTCCTGATGGTAGGCATCTCCTCACTGCGGCGGCATACCCGCATGGGCCCCGGTCTGTTGGCCCGTACCCTGGCGGACGGCGCACGCAGCGCGGTCGGCACCGGGATCGCCTGCGCCGTCGTGGGGTTCGTCGTCGGCGGAAGCTCCCTGACCGCCCTGGGACTGACGCTCTCGGACAACATCCTGGACCTCGCCGGGGGCGCTCTGCCGTTCGCCCTGATCCTGTCGATGGGCGCCTGCCTTCTTCTGGGCATGGGACTGCCGACCACCGCCAACTACATCGTGACCAGCACGGTGGTGGCCCCGGCCCTCGTCAAACTGGGAGTCATGCCGCTCGCCGCCCATCTGTTCGTCTTCTACTTCGGGATCATGGCGGACATCAGCCCCCCGATCTGCCTGGCCTCCTTCACGGCTGCGGGCATCGCCAAGGCGGACGCCACAAAAACGGGGATCAAGGCCTTGTTCCTCGCTCTCTCCTCCTTTTTGCTGCCCTATCTCTTCGTCTACCGCCCTGAAATCCTATTGGAGGCGGGGTCCCCATGGGACAGCCTGGTGGCCGCATCAGGAGCACTGGTCGGCGTCGCCGCCCTGGCCGTCGCCGTCCAGGGATGGTGGGGCAGGCCCTTGGGCGTCGCTATGCGCATTGCCGCCTTCATCCTGGGGCTCGCGTGTTTCGCCCCCTCCCCCACGCTGCGCATCGCCGCCGCATTGGCGGCGGCCGGGCTGGGATGTGCGGTTCGCTCCGAAAAGACAAGCTCCGCTTGGGAAAGGATAAGGGATCCCAAATGAAGATATTGATCGTATCCGGCTTTCTGGGGGCCGGGAAGACCACGTTCATCCGGGACGCGGCGCGCCGGATCGGCGGCTCAATCGTCGTCCTGGAGAACGAGTTCGGCGAGGTGGGGGTGGACGGGGATCTCCTGTCGGACGCCCCCCTCGAGGTCGTCGAGCTGGCCCAGGGCTGCATCTGCTGCTCCATGAAGACGGATTTCCTGCGGGCCGTCGCCGAGATCGACTCTCGTTTCCACCCCGATGCCCTCCTCATCGAGCCCACCGGGATCGGCTCCCTGAGCCTCATCCTCGCGTCCCTCTCTCAGGACATGGGGAACGGCGCCGTCCTCGCCCGTCCCGTCACGCTCGTCGACGCGGAGGCGTTTTTGGACTACCTCGAGATCTTCGGCGAGTTCTATCGCGATCAGATCGTCAACGCCTCCACCCTGATCGTCACGAAATCGGAGGAACTGCCACCCGAGGAGCGCGAGAGGGTGTTCTGGAGCCTGGCCGACCTGAACCCGAAGGCCGAGATCGTCCTCCCCCCCTACGAGGAGCTCCCTCGGGAGTGGTGGGATCGTCTGCTGGAGCCCTCCGGGGCGAGGTGCGCCGTCCCGGCCGGGAACTCCGCGGCGCTCTCGCTGGAGAGCCTGGGGCTGAGGGACCTGGCCTTCAGAAGTCGGGACGCCCTGGAGGAGTGCCTCGACCGTCTGGGCTCCGGCTCGTTCGGCCGGATCCATCGGATCAAGGGCATTGCCCCCGCAGGCGAAGGGTGGCTGCGCTTCGACGTCGCGCGCCGGAGGCGGACGATAGGGGCGTGGCGGGCGGAGAAAGCGTCCAGCAAGATGACGCTGATCGGCGAGGACCTGGACACCGCGGGAATCCGAAAGGCGCTGTCCGAGTTTCGGGCCGGGACCGTCTGAGGTCCGGCCGGCGCCGACGGCGTGAATTTCCGAGAGGGAACGGAAGGGAGAACGGATATGCCGATGAGCAAGGAGGAGTATCTCAAGCAGCTTTCGGACTGCGTTCTGGAGATGGAGGACGAAAGGGTCGTAACGGTTGCGGAGGAGTACGTCCGAGAGGGACACAGCGCCCTGGACGGGATCAACCTCGGCCTGGTGGACGGCATGAATCGCGCGGGGCTGCTTTACGAGCAGGAGGAATACTTCGTGACGGACCTCCTGCTCTGCTCGGACGCCATGTACAACGGACTGGACGTCCTGAGGCCACGGCTGAAGGCCGAGGCCGCGGATACGGGGGAGCCGATCCCCTGCGTCATCGGGGTCGTGCAGGGGGACACCCATGATATCGGAAAGAATCTCGTGAAGATCATGATGGAGACGGCGGGGTTCACGATGCACGATCTGGGCCGGGACGTGCCCATCGAGTCCTTCGTGGACAAGGCCCAGGAGGTGGGCGCGCGTCTCATCTGCCTCTCCACCCTCATGACCACGACGATGGTCGGGATGCAGCGCGTGGTGGAGCTCCTGAAGGAACGCGGGCTCCATGGAAAGGTCAAGGTCATGATCGGCGGCGGGCCCGTCTCCCAGAGCTTCTGCGACAAGATCTCCGCGGACGCCTACACGGGCAATGCGATGGAGGCCGTCCGCGTGGCGAAATTGCTCCTGAAGGGCGAGCCGGTCCCCGCCTCCTGACAGGCAGGCGCCGGCCCGATGCAACACCTAAAAGCGCCTGAAACGACGCTCGCCGGCAGGCCTGCTTATCGCCCCTGTGGGCGATGGGGCAACGGAGGGTCCCCTGAGCGGGGATTCGAGGGAGGGCAGGATCTGCGGAAGGAGGGAACAGCGTGAACGAAAAGGAAAGGCTCCTCGGGGTGCTCCGCGGCGATCCCATCCGTGAGGTGCCCTGCATCTGTCCCGGCGGCATGATGAACGCCATCGTCGTCGGCCTGATGGACCGGTGCGGGATCGCCTGGCCGGAGGCCCACACGGATCCGGTCAAGATGGCCGAGCTCGCCAGGGCCGTGTACGACCACGACATGTTCGAGAACTACGGGGTGCCCTTCTGCATGACCGTGGAGGCCGAGGCGATGGGGGCCCCGGTCGACATGGGGAACAGGGAATGCGAGCCTCACGTGACGGACTACGTCCTGAGCTCGGTGGACCGCTGGGAGGATCTGGCCGATCCCGACCCGTACCGCGGGCGTCCCGGGGTCGTCATACGGGCCATCGAGGAGCTCCGGAGGACGGGAAGGGACGAGGTCCCCATCATCGGCAACCTGACGGGCCCCCTCAGCCTGGCGACGTCCCTGGTGGATCCCATCGATTTCTACAAATCCCTGCGGCGTAAAAACGAACAGGCCCACGCCCTGATGCGGAAAGTGACCCACACGCTGATCCGCTTCGGAGTCGCCCAGACGGCGGCCGGAGCGGACGTCCTGGCCATCTCCGACCCCAGCGGCACGGGCGAGATCCTCGGTGCGCGCTATTTCGAGGAGTTCGCCGTCCGATACCTCAACGAGCTGATCCGCGGCGTGCGCCGGGTCTTCCCCGAACTCCGCTTCATCGTCCACATCTGCGGCAGGATGAAGAACGTGTTCGGCGAGCTGCGGGCGGTGGAGGCCAACGCCTTCAGCTTCGATGCGATGGTGAACCTGCGCGAGGCGCGAAAGCAGCTGGCGCCCCGCAAGGTCATGGGCAACGTCAGCTCCTTCGGCCTGGTCTTCGCCTCCGGGGAGAGGGCCGAGGCCATGGCCCGAGCCGCCATCAACATGGGCTCGGACATTCTGGCGCCGGCCTGCGGCCTGGGTACGCAGTCGGACATCCGCTCCGTGCAGGGCCTCCTGAGGGCGGCCAGACGGAACCGGGAGGAGGCCCCCCTTTCATGCACGCCCTGAAGGTCCCGGCCAGGGGGCTTTCCCTCCCCCTGGCGCCGGGCGTGGATCTCCTGACGGCCCTGCGGTCCGCAGGACTTCGGGTCAACGCGGCCTGCGGGGGGCGGAGGACGTGCGGCAAGTGCAAGGTCCGCATACTCGACGGGACGGTCGACCCCGCGAGCGGGGAGGAGCGGCGCTTTCTCTCCGAGGAGGAGCTGAGCGGCGGCGTACGCCTGGCCTGCTTCGTCCGCCCGAGGGGGGACGTCAGCGTCCTGCTCCCCGACGCGGAGGAAAGGGGACACCCGATCCTGACGGACGGCTTCGTCCCCGACTTCGCCTTCGACCCGCCCCTGCGGCGGGAGACCGTCGCCGTGAACGCCCCCACCCTCGAGGCCCCGCTCTCCCTGGACGAGCGCCTGGCCCAGGCGGCAGGACTGAGGACGATACCGATCGCCACCCTGAGGCGACTCCCCTCCGAGGGGACCCGGTTCTCCATTCTGACCCACGATGGGGAGTTTCTGACGGCGGAGCCCGAGGTCGGCGAAGGCCTCTTTGCCGCGGCGGTGGACATCGGGACGACCACGGTCGTCGCGTCGCTCATCGATATGGATACGGGGCTCGAGCTGGGCAGCGCCTCGGCCGTCAATCCGCAGAAGGAACATGGGCAGGACGTTCTGACCCGGATCACCTGGGTTCAGGAGACGGGGTCGGAGGGCGTCGACCGGATGCGGGGCGAGATCGTCCTGGCCGTCGAGGAACTGATCCTGTCCCTCTGCGAAGCCCGATCGATCCCGCCCCGACGGGTGCTCCAGCTCAACGTGGGGGCGAACGCGACCATGACCCACCTCCTGCTCGGCGTGGATCCCCGCTCGATCGGCTGCTCCCCCTACGCGCCCCGGCTGAGGCACGAGCGGTACGAACGGGCCTCGGATCTGGGGTTCACACGCATCCATCCGGAGGCCCGGGTATTCTGCCTTCCGCAGATATCCTCCTTCGTCGGAGGGGATATCGTCGCCGGCATCGTCACGGCGGACCTGACGGGGACGCAGGACAACGTCCTGTTCATCGACATCGGGACGAACGGCGAGATGGTCCTCTCCCGAAGGGGGGAGCTCTTCGCCGCCTCCTGCGCGGCAGGGCCGGCCCTCGAGGGGATGAACATCGGCTGCGGGATGCGCGCCCAGGAGGGGGCCGTCGAGGAGGCGTCCCTGCGGGAGGGCCGTCTGTCCCTGGCCACGATCGGGGGAAGGCCGCCTCTCGGCCTCTGCGGCAGCGGAATTCTGGCCGTCGTTCGGGAGTTCCTCTCGGCGGGCTTGATCACGAAGCGGGGCAACATCGCCCGCGCGGAGGAGGTGAGCGCGGAGCTGCGCCCGTTCATCGGGGAGGCGGGAGGGAAAAGGAGCCTTGTGCTGTGCGGCGGCCCCCCTTCCCTGTTCCTGACCCAGAGGGA harbors:
- a CDS encoding TAXI family TRAP transporter solute-binding subunit, with the translated sequence MKKFVLSLFVLALLLSATSAMAVQFVNVATGPTGGTYYPVGSAMAKIWTDHMKGIKASAQSTGGTMNNIQLLADEEAEAAFADGLYYDAYNGLESYKGKPQAFLRAAAPLYPEAIHLLVARDSGIETLQDLKGKRVSVGAVGGSTMLTAFHLLRLAGLDPEKDIVPENLGHADTVAAFADKRIDASVTIGAIGIASAVETTTVGTASLISIPQAIVGKICEETPYFSPITIPAGTYKNQPGPIETFSSPNILAVHARLDDDLVYGMTKALFEHKEDLVAVSARMSAMNPESVAQIKIPLHPGALRYYKEMGILQ
- a CDS encoding TRAP transporter permease, whose amino-acid sequence is MRRDLGGRIERSPSPADRKRDPADLRTTAIFVLCIAMSLFHLYTAGIGLLQTPVQRAIHLGFVLVLTFLLHPLKGGWGRLDGILILCALAGTGYIALFFEPIALRGGKALPHEIVLGCLTMLTVLEAGRRALGRTLPLMGLAFLLYCRYGRYAPSIFMHRGYSLERIVQHMYLTTEGIFGVALGVSSTFIFMFILFGAFLSHSGGARLFNNLALSLAGKRPGGPAKMAIVASGLLGTINGSSIANVATTGAFTIPLMKEVGYTPEEAGAIEACASTGGQLMPPIMGAGAFVMSEFLSVPYIRILSAATVPALLYYAGLLTNVHLGARRAGMRGIGGEAPNVGAVLRADGHLLLPLLLIVAMLMSSYTPLKSAFWAIVLMVGISSLRRHTRMGPGLLARTLADGARSAVGTGIACAVVGFVVGGSSLTALGLTLSDNILDLAGGALPFALILSMGACLLLGMGLPTTANYIVTSTVVAPALVKLGVMPLAAHLFVFYFGIMADISPPICLASFTAAGIAKADATKTGIKALFLALSSFLLPYLFVYRPEILLEAGSPWDSLVAASGALVGVAALAVAVQGWWGRPLGVAMRIAAFILGLACFAPSPTLRIAAALAAAGLGCAVRSEKTSSAWERIRDPK
- a CDS encoding CobW family GTP-binding protein, with amino-acid sequence MKILIVSGFLGAGKTTFIRDAARRIGGSIVVLENEFGEVGVDGDLLSDAPLEVVELAQGCICCSMKTDFLRAVAEIDSRFHPDALLIEPTGIGSLSLILASLSQDMGNGAVLARPVTLVDAEAFLDYLEIFGEFYRDQIVNASTLIVTKSEELPPEERERVFWSLADLNPKAEIVLPPYEELPREWWDRLLEPSGARCAVPAGNSAALSLESLGLRDLAFRSRDALEECLDRLGSGSFGRIHRIKGIAPAGEGWLRFDVARRRRTIGAWRAEKASSKMTLIGEDLDTAGIRKALSEFRAGTV
- a CDS encoding corrinoid protein, coding for MSKEEYLKQLSDCVLEMEDERVVTVAEEYVREGHSALDGINLGLVDGMNRAGLLYEQEEYFVTDLLLCSDAMYNGLDVLRPRLKAEAADTGEPIPCVIGVVQGDTHDIGKNLVKIMMETAGFTMHDLGRDVPIESFVDKAQEVGARLICLSTLMTTTMVGMQRVVELLKERGLHGKVKVMIGGGPVSQSFCDKISADAYTGNAMEAVRVAKLLLKGEPVPAS
- a CDS encoding uroporphyrinogen decarboxylase family protein; translation: MNEKERLLGVLRGDPIREVPCICPGGMMNAIVVGLMDRCGIAWPEAHTDPVKMAELARAVYDHDMFENYGVPFCMTVEAEAMGAPVDMGNRECEPHVTDYVLSSVDRWEDLADPDPYRGRPGVVIRAIEELRRTGRDEVPIIGNLTGPLSLATSLVDPIDFYKSLRRKNEQAHALMRKVTHTLIRFGVAQTAAGADVLAISDPSGTGEILGARYFEEFAVRYLNELIRGVRRVFPELRFIVHICGRMKNVFGELRAVEANAFSFDAMVNLREARKQLAPRKVMGNVSSFGLVFASGERAEAMARAAINMGSDILAPACGLGTQSDIRSVQGLLRAARRNREEAPLSCTP
- a CDS encoding ASKHA domain-containing protein yields the protein MHALKVPARGLSLPLAPGVDLLTALRSAGLRVNAACGGRRTCGKCKVRILDGTVDPASGEERRFLSEEELSGGVRLACFVRPRGDVSVLLPDAEERGHPILTDGFVPDFAFDPPLRRETVAVNAPTLEAPLSLDERLAQAAGLRTIPIATLRRLPSEGTRFSILTHDGEFLTAEPEVGEGLFAAAVDIGTTTVVASLIDMDTGLELGSASAVNPQKEHGQDVLTRITWVQETGSEGVDRMRGEIVLAVEELILSLCEARSIPPRRVLQLNVGANATMTHLLLGVDPRSIGCSPYAPRLRHERYERASDLGFTRIHPEARVFCLPQISSFVGGDIVAGIVTADLTGTQDNVLFIDIGTNGEMVLSRRGELFAASCAAGPALEGMNIGCGMRAQEGAVEEASLREGRLSLATIGGRPPLGLCGSGILAVVREFLSAGLITKRGNIARAEEVSAELRPFIGEAGGKRSLVLCGGPPSLFLTQRDVRQIQLAKGAILSGALCLVSAAGLAPDEVDRVVIAGQFGKHLAPESLVGAGLLPASFGDRIHYIGNSSKTGAYLSLVSREHYHRMTHGIRQVRYIELSTLPGYDRTFAEALLF